Proteins encoded in a region of the Bacteroidales bacterium genome:
- a CDS encoding HAD hydrolase-like protein — MSEIRLIVFDLTGTTVVDDKVVARSLHQAARESNLDVSMEELQQYTGTNKMHLYQFMLARKHEKQLSLSDFEGYDFSEKHEEARKIFSRYSELVINHYRKHARAIPGAEETFRWCHEHGIKVATVTGFHRDINNAIIEGLKWKERNLIDLAVDVETTNGAGPPAPFRIFYAMEKLDIQSEQEVVNVGDTPADLLAGFHADVRGNIGVLTGSNLKKTLRQYNPTNIIRSVRDLPSLLEKEFTTTNPTFPE, encoded by the coding sequence ATGAGTGAGATTCGGTTGATTGTTTTTGATCTTACAGGTACAACAGTTGTAGATGACAAAGTGGTTGCCAGAAGCTTGCATCAGGCAGCCAGGGAATCCAACCTGGATGTCAGCATGGAGGAATTGCAGCAATATACAGGAACCAACAAGATGCACCTTTATCAGTTCATGCTGGCCAGAAAGCATGAAAAGCAATTGTCGCTAAGTGATTTTGAAGGATATGATTTCAGCGAAAAGCATGAGGAAGCCAGGAAAATCTTCAGCCGCTATTCGGAACTTGTGATCAACCATTACCGGAAGCATGCCAGGGCCATCCCGGGTGCTGAAGAAACCTTCAGGTGGTGCCACGAGCATGGCATCAAAGTTGCTACCGTAACGGGATTTCACCGGGATATTAACAATGCCATCATAGAAGGCCTGAAATGGAAAGAAAGAAATCTGATTGATCTTGCCGTAGATGTGGAAACCACCAATGGGGCCGGGCCGCCTGCCCCATTCAGGATCTTTTACGCCATGGAAAAGCTGGACATACAAAGTGAACAGGAAGTTGTCAATGTTGGCGACACGCCTGCTGACCTGCTCGCCGGTTTCCATGCAGATGTCAGAGGAAACATCGGCGTGCTGACCGGCTCCAATTTGAAGAAAACCCTCCGCCAGTACAACCCCACCAACATCATTCGCAGCGTAAGAGATCTGCCCAGTCTCCTGGAAAAAGAATTCACCACAACGAATCCTACCTTCCCGGAGTGA